In Pedobacter heparinus DSM 2366, the following are encoded in one genomic region:
- a CDS encoding amidohydrolase family protein, giving the protein MINRRKFINASTLSAAGMLLSAALPEEVRASEKSGLFADKKPAYDPVKEILKYKKIDAHNHVHLFDGGPEGNIEFAEKFGITKMIISRPITSGEGTPKDFRGYNDLVLKVMKQFPDRFTGQLTLNVNYQKESLEEIKRCVGEGMIGLKVYHQVKINDPLFYPIIEKFIDLNMIIHMHAHCQLGFAGYRMKYDTNSKPNTSIPEDFVDIATRYPEAMFQYAHIGGGGDWEYACKSFRNHPNIYVDTSGSNNPENMVDAALEILGEDRLFFGSDNCYYQSVGKILCSGLTETQRKKIFFDNYNNVLKKSGRNF; this is encoded by the coding sequence ATGATCAACCGAAGGAAATTTATTAATGCCAGTACCCTTTCTGCCGCGGGCATGCTGCTGTCCGCCGCATTGCCGGAAGAAGTCAGGGCCAGTGAAAAGTCCGGTCTATTTGCAGATAAAAAGCCGGCTTATGACCCTGTAAAAGAAATTTTAAAGTATAAAAAGATCGATGCCCATAACCATGTCCACCTGTTTGATGGCGGGCCCGAAGGGAATATCGAATTTGCCGAAAAATTTGGCATCACTAAAATGATCATCTCCAGGCCAATAACCAGCGGGGAAGGCACACCCAAAGATTTTAGAGGCTATAACGATCTGGTGCTGAAAGTGATGAAACAGTTTCCCGACAGGTTTACCGGGCAGCTTACCTTAAATGTAAACTATCAGAAAGAATCACTGGAAGAAATAAAACGTTGTGTAGGCGAAGGCATGATCGGCTTAAAAGTATATCACCAGGTTAAAATCAACGATCCGCTGTTTTATCCCATCATTGAAAAATTTATCGACCTTAACATGATCATCCATATGCATGCCCATTGTCAGCTGGGCTTTGCCGGCTACCGGATGAAATACGATACCAACAGCAAACCAAATACATCTATTCCAGAAGATTTTGTAGACATCGCCACACGGTATCCCGAGGCTATGTTTCAATATGCACATATCGGTGGCGGCGGCGATTGGGAATATGCCTGTAAATCGTTCCGGAACCATCCCAATATTTATGTAGACACCTCGGGGAGCAATAATCCCGAAAATATGGTAGATGCGGCATTGGAGATACTTGGGGAAGACCGTTTGTTTTTTGGATCGGATAACTGTTATTATCAAAGCGTTGGCAAAATCCTGTGTTCCGGTTTAACCGAAACACAAAGAAAGAAGATCTTTTTCGACAACTATAACAACGTCCTGAAAAAGTCGGGCAGGAATTTTTAA
- a CDS encoding amidohydrolase family protein — protein sequence MNRRKFFASTGLSAAGLIVSESLFGINSKVETAQASTSALAGRYDIMKEVMKYPKIDAHVHVDLGNSDPAAQKKFAEVLIDYADRLNIRKLVLSKPVTRLIKGIPDGSVEAFIDHNNIILGVMKLHPDRFTGSFTFNPVHLKESMDEIKRCVDQGMVGAKTYYQTKISDPAFYPIVEKMIDLKMIIHTHAETQLGVGGYRMIYDGRKPLNVSIPEDFVAIAKRYPEGMFQHAHIGGGGDWEYMCKALKHSPNVYVDTSGSNNEEWMIDFALQELGEDRLLFGSDNMYYQSVGKILASNLNESQRKKIFFENFNNILRKGGHHVD from the coding sequence ATGAACCGAAGGAAATTTTTTGCCAGTACCGGACTTTCAGCGGCCGGGCTGATCGTATCAGAAAGCCTTTTTGGAATAAATTCAAAGGTAGAAACTGCGCAGGCCAGCACCAGTGCCCTGGCTGGCAGGTACGACATCATGAAAGAAGTGATGAAGTACCCTAAAATAGATGCCCATGTGCATGTTGATCTTGGAAACAGTGATCCGGCGGCACAAAAGAAGTTTGCTGAAGTGCTGATCGATTATGCAGACCGGCTCAATATCCGGAAACTGGTCCTTTCAAAGCCGGTAACCAGGCTCATCAAAGGGATTCCGGATGGCAGCGTGGAAGCATTTATCGACCACAACAACATCATACTTGGTGTGATGAAGCTGCATCCCGACCGGTTTACCGGGAGCTTTACCTTTAATCCGGTACACCTTAAGGAATCCATGGATGAAATCAAGAGATGCGTTGACCAGGGGATGGTTGGCGCAAAAACCTATTACCAGACAAAGATCAGCGATCCGGCATTCTATCCGATAGTGGAAAAAATGATCGACCTGAAAATGATCATCCATACCCATGCCGAAACGCAGCTGGGCGTGGGCGGCTACCGCATGATATACGATGGGCGCAAACCCCTGAATGTGTCTATCCCGGAAGATTTTGTGGCCATTGCCAAAAGATACCCGGAAGGTATGTTCCAGCATGCGCATATAGGCGGTGGAGGCGATTGGGAGTACATGTGCAAAGCCTTAAAACACAGTCCGAATGTATATGTTGACACTTCGGGAAGTAACAACGAAGAATGGATGATTGATTTTGCATTGCAGGAGCTTGGAGAAGACCGTCTGCTTTTTGGTTCTGACAATATGTATTACCAGAGTGTAGGCAAGATCCTGGCTTCTAACCTGAATGAAAGCCAGAGAAAAAAGATATTTTTTGAAAACTTTAACAATATTTTAAGAAAAGGAGGACACCATGTTGATTGA
- a CDS encoding amidohydrolase family protein, whose amino-acid sequence MLIDINAYVGHWPFQQLKYNTCEGLLGRMNKFGVDSSVISNLNGIFYKNTASANEELYDEIRSNRKFGDRFIPFGVINPIYAGWKDDLEVCVKKYGFKGIRIYPKYHDFGITDPACIELVKRVRDYGLPVAFNFRMVDSRQRSWMDIDYVVGTPKPEWNLKNILPIVREVPDAKYMILNFANNAALNDEEMGLVKKSNLLFDTSGRAITNMAEFIDRYGKDKFAFGTHAPILDYLTGQLRIESMGPSETDAQTKELLRSGNAKKMLGI is encoded by the coding sequence ATGTTGATTGATATCAATGCGTATGTTGGCCACTGGCCATTTCAGCAGCTTAAGTACAATACCTGCGAGGGGCTATTGGGCCGGATGAATAAGTTTGGGGTCGATAGCTCTGTGATCAGCAACCTGAATGGCATTTTTTATAAAAATACAGCCTCCGCAAATGAAGAACTATACGATGAGATCAGGTCTAACCGGAAGTTTGGCGATCGGTTTATCCCTTTCGGTGTCATCAACCCCATCTATGCCGGCTGGAAAGATGACCTGGAGGTTTGTGTAAAGAAATATGGCTTTAAGGGCATCCGGATCTATCCCAAATACCACGATTTTGGCATTACCGACCCGGCATGTATTGAGCTGGTAAAAAGGGTGCGCGACTACGGCCTGCCGGTGGCATTCAATTTCCGGATGGTCGACAGCCGGCAGCGGTCCTGGATGGACATCGATTATGTGGTAGGCACGCCGAAACCAGAATGGAACCTGAAAAACATTTTGCCGATAGTAAGGGAAGTCCCGGATGCCAAATACATGATCCTGAACTTTGCCAACAATGCAGCGCTGAATGATGAAGAAATGGGCCTCGTAAAGAAAAGCAATTTGCTGTTCGATACTTCGGGACGGGCCATTACCAATATGGCCGAATTTATTGACCGCTACGGTAAAGATAAGTTTGCTTTTGGCACACATGCACCCATTTTAGATTACCTGACCGGACAATTGCGCATAGAATCTATGGGACCCTCTGAAACAGATGCACAGACCAAAGAGCTGTTAAGGTCGGGGAACGCAAAAAAGATGCTCGGAATATAA